A genomic region of Gossypium hirsutum isolate 1008001.06 chromosome D01, Gossypium_hirsutum_v2.1, whole genome shotgun sequence contains the following coding sequences:
- the LOC107921633 gene encoding 1-acyl-sn-glycerol-3-phosphate acyltransferase 2-like, with the protein MNRKLTAAAVIVPLSLLFFISGLVINLFQAVSFVLIWPLSKNTYRTINTVALELLLLEIIWLVDSWAGVKVRNMPSSYPIIEVISIG; encoded by the exons ATGAATAGGAAGTTGACGGCAGCAGCTGTCATCGTCCCATTGAGTCTTCTCTTCTTCATCTCCGGCCTCGTTATTAATCTCTTTCAG GCAGTTAGCTTTGTTCTGATTTGGCCACTGTCCAAGAACACTTATAGAACGATCAATACGGTGGCTTTAGAGTTATTGTTGCTGGAAATTATATGGCTTGTTGATTCGTGGGCTGGAGTTAAG GTAAGGAACATGCCCTCCTCATATCCAATCATAGAAGTGATATCAATTGGTTAG
- the LOC121203353 gene encoding 1-acyl-sn-glycerol-3-phosphate acyltransferase 2 → MPEISSLFVLLQGFVTAISNLCLFVPAIYDLTVAIPKTSPSPTLLRLFNGQSSVVYIHIKRRLMKQLPETDEAVAQRCKDIFVEKMITSTTEQFILDFYGNAAKSIAAVRKMPQERAEIMLPPLAASVMCSRI, encoded by the exons ATGCCTGAAATATCATCATTATTTGTGTTGCTTCAGGGATTTGTTACAGCTATAAGTAATTTGTGTTTGTTTGTCCCAGCTATTTATGATCTTACAGTAGCTATTCCGAAAACCTCACCTTCACCTACATTGCTTAGACTTTTCAATGGGCAATCTTCAGTG GTGTATATACACATTAAGCGGCGTCTCATGAAGCAACTGCCTGAAACGGACGAGGCTGTTGCGCAGCGGTGTAAAGATATATTTGTGGAGAAGATGATTACCTCTACGACTGAAcagtttattttggatttttacgGAAATGCTGCTAAAAGTATTGCAGCAGTACGGAAAATGCCACAAGAAAGGGCAGAAATTATGTTGCCACCTTTAGCGGCATCTGTAAT GTgtagccgaatttga